The following proteins are encoded in a genomic region of Methylococcales bacterium:
- a CDS encoding transposase family protein — protein MGVSFPGKNHDYGMFKKEFNPELNWFSNFNIFIDLGYLGFNNEYKTNSVNIPHKKPNKSKHNPNPTLTEKQKKENKEMSRERVIVEHVIGGMKRYRCLVDKFRNKKEGVKDLFSFLAAILWNFNMIY, from the coding sequence ATTGGGGTTAGTTTTCCAGGTAAAAATCATGATTATGGAATGTTTAAAAAAGAATTTAATCCAGAATTAAATTGGTTTAGTAATTTTAATATATTTATTGATTTAGGTTATTTGGGGTTTAATAATGAATATAAAACTAATTCGGTAAATATTCCTCATAAAAAACCAAATAAATCTAAGCATAATCCAAACCCAACATTAACTGAAAAACAAAAAAAAGAAAACAAAGAGATGAGTCGTGAAAGAGTCATTGTTGAGCATGTAATCGGTGGAATGAAAAGATATAGATGCCTAGTTGACAAGTTTAGAAATAAAAAAGAAGGTGTAAAAGATTTATTTTCTTTTTTAGCGGCTATCCTATGGAATTTTAACATGATATATTAA